One genomic window of Cupriavidus malaysiensis includes the following:
- a CDS encoding GMC family oxidoreductase — protein sequence MEREFDFVIVGAGSAGCALAGRLADSGGDSIALVEAGGRDHHTLVWTPAGYAALLPRAGARNYGYATVPQPGLDGRRGYQPRGRGLGGSSSLNGMIYLRGRPGDYDDWAAAGCDGWSWDDVLPYFRRAECNVRVDGRDDHPLHGGSGPQQVSDLRTPNPFGQRFIEAAQQAGYPYNDDFNGETQQGAGWYQVTQHGGERWNAARAYLHGGRGGAACNGGRANLHVLAGLPVLRIAFAGRRAIGVMVRQDGREQLIRARREVIVSAGAFGSPQLLMVSGVGPARHLGEFGIPMVHDLPGVGGNLQDHLGVALHKRVGSPELFGVSLGGVFRLLGEILRYRRDRSGMLSSNYAEAGAFVCSRAGLDEPDLQLHFVVAMADDHLRRMHLGHGYSCHVCLLRPRSRGEVRLASPDMRAAPRIDPGYLSDVRDLDDLVAGVRIVRSIFAMPQLAALGGKELYSAGLRADGSDDDAVRAFIRARADTIYHPVGTCRMGMDTRAVVDPQLRVRGVQALRVVDASIMPTLVGGSTNAPAIMIGERAHDLIRFAPHVTLRLPEPALEA from the coding sequence ATGGAACGCGAATTCGATTTCGTCATCGTCGGCGCAGGCTCCGCTGGCTGCGCCCTGGCGGGACGCCTGGCGGACAGTGGCGGCGACAGCATCGCCCTGGTGGAGGCCGGAGGGCGCGACCACCACACGCTGGTGTGGACGCCGGCCGGCTACGCCGCGCTGCTGCCCCGCGCGGGGGCACGCAACTATGGCTATGCCACGGTGCCGCAGCCTGGCCTCGACGGCCGCCGCGGCTACCAGCCGCGCGGGCGTGGCCTGGGCGGCAGCTCCTCCCTCAATGGCATGATCTACCTGCGCGGCCGCCCCGGTGACTACGACGACTGGGCCGCGGCGGGGTGCGATGGATGGTCCTGGGACGACGTGCTGCCTTACTTCCGCCGGGCCGAATGCAATGTGCGCGTGGACGGGCGCGACGACCACCCGCTGCACGGCGGCAGCGGACCGCAGCAAGTAAGCGACCTGCGCACGCCCAATCCCTTCGGCCAGCGTTTCATCGAAGCCGCGCAGCAAGCGGGCTATCCGTACAACGACGACTTCAACGGCGAAACCCAGCAAGGCGCCGGCTGGTACCAGGTCACGCAGCACGGCGGCGAACGCTGGAACGCGGCGCGCGCCTATCTGCACGGCGGCCGCGGCGGCGCGGCCTGCAACGGCGGTCGCGCCAACCTGCACGTGCTGGCCGGCCTGCCGGTCCTGCGCATCGCCTTCGCCGGCCGGCGCGCCATCGGCGTGATGGTCCGGCAGGACGGCCGCGAGCAACTGATCCGGGCGCGCCGTGAGGTGATCGTCAGTGCCGGCGCCTTCGGTTCGCCGCAACTGCTGATGGTCTCCGGCGTGGGGCCGGCGCGGCACCTCGGCGAGTTCGGCATTCCCATGGTGCACGACCTGCCGGGCGTTGGCGGCAACCTGCAGGACCACCTCGGGGTGGCGCTGCACAAGCGCGTGGGTTCGCCGGAACTGTTCGGGGTGTCGCTGGGCGGCGTGTTCCGCCTGCTGGGCGAGATCCTGCGCTACCGGCGCGACCGCAGCGGCATGCTCAGCTCCAACTATGCCGAGGCCGGCGCCTTCGTGTGCAGCCGTGCGGGGCTCGACGAGCCGGATCTGCAACTGCATTTCGTCGTCGCCATGGCCGACGACCACCTGCGCAGGATGCACCTCGGCCACGGCTATTCCTGCCACGTCTGCCTGCTGCGGCCGCGCAGCCGCGGCGAGGTCAGGCTGGCCTCGCCCGATATGCGGGCTGCGCCGCGCATCGACCCCGGCTACCTGTCCGACGTGCGCGACCTCGACGATCTCGTCGCCGGCGTGCGCATCGTGCGCAGCATCTTCGCCATGCCGCAGCTGGCCGCACTCGGCGGCAAGGAACTGTATTCCGCCGGCCTGCGCGCCGATGGCAGCGACGACGATGCGGTGCGCGCCTTCATCCGTGCCCGCGCCGACACCATCTACCATCCGGTCGGCACCTGCCGCATGGGCATGGACACGCGGGCGGTGGTCGATCCGCAACTGCGGGTGCGCGGTGTGCAGGCGCTGCGCGTGGTCGATGCGTCGATCATGCCGACGCTGGTCGGCGGCAGCACCAATGCCCCGGCCA